In Deinococcus fonticola, a single window of DNA contains:
- a CDS encoding uracil-DNA glycosylase yields MTDLGAALLDLEARNRACTACRLRAGCLQVVVSDGPVNAEVVIVGEAPGGGEDLEGHPFVGPGGQLLDRILGSVGLSREACYITNVVKCRPPANRDPQPDEIDTCTTLWLGAQLGLLRPKVILTLGNTATQTLLQTRQGITKLRGQWFPFVQALPGGHKHTAWLMPMLHPAYLLRVDTRAPGGPKSLTWRDIQEVAAVLRGEHQPVTHPPDTSQPRLL; encoded by the coding sequence ATGACGGATCTTGGTGCGGCGCTGCTTGACCTGGAGGCACGCAACCGCGCCTGCACCGCCTGCCGCCTGCGGGCCGGGTGCCTTCAGGTGGTGGTGTCGGACGGCCCCGTGAATGCCGAGGTGGTGATCGTGGGCGAGGCTCCGGGCGGCGGGGAAGACCTGGAGGGGCACCCCTTCGTGGGGCCAGGCGGACAACTCCTGGACCGCATCCTGGGGTCGGTGGGCCTCAGCCGCGAGGCGTGTTACATCACGAACGTGGTGAAGTGCCGCCCACCGGCCAACCGCGACCCGCAGCCGGACGAGATAGACACCTGCACCACGCTCTGGCTGGGCGCGCAACTGGGTTTGCTCAGGCCAAAAGTCATCCTGACGCTGGGCAACACCGCCACCCAGACCCTCCTGCAGACGCGCCAGGGCATCACCAAACTGCGCGGGCAGTGGTTCCCGTTCGTGCAGGCGCTGCCGGGCGGCCACAAGCACACTGCCTGGCTGATGCCCATGCTGCACCCCGCCTACCTGCTGCGCGTCGACACGCGCGCTCCCGGCGGCCCGAAAAGCCTGACCTGGCGCGACATTCAGGAAGTCGCCGCCGTGCTGCGCGGCGAACACCAGCCCGTGACTCACCCCCCGGACACCTCCCAACCCCGTCTGCTCTGA
- a CDS encoding DUF2239 family protein — MTDSSTFTVFLGQQRLVTAPLRDTLSYLKQHLGSQARHQPLVIFNDQTGKVVDFNLQGTLEEVLEREAPLPKTGPGRPKLGVVSREVSLLPRHWDWLEAWPNGASAALRRLIDEARKADPVAERKRQATLPTDRFLTVMGGDLPGAEDASRALYTGDSATFRQIVHTWPEDIRHHVLHLSAGAFEESAAGEEP; from the coding sequence ATGACGGACTCGTCCACTTTTACCGTATTTCTGGGCCAGCAGCGCCTGGTCACCGCGCCTCTGCGCGATACCCTCAGCTACCTCAAGCAGCACCTGGGCAGCCAGGCACGCCATCAGCCCCTCGTGATCTTCAACGACCAGACCGGCAAGGTGGTGGACTTCAACTTGCAAGGCACGCTGGAAGAAGTCCTGGAACGCGAGGCTCCCCTCCCAAAAACTGGCCCAGGGCGCCCGAAACTCGGGGTGGTGTCGCGCGAAGTCAGCCTGTTGCCGCGCCACTGGGACTGGCTGGAAGCGTGGCCGAACGGCGCCTCTGCCGCCCTGCGCCGCCTGATCGACGAGGCCCGCAAAGCCGACCCTGTTGCCGAACGCAAGCGCCAGGCCACCCTGCCCACCGACCGCTTTTTGACCGTCATGGGCGGCGACCTGCCCGGCGCAGAGGACGCCAGCCGCGCCCTGTACACCGGCGACAGCGCGACCTTCCGGCAGATCGTGCACACCTGGCCCGAGGATATTCGCCATCACGTCCTGCACCTGTCCGCCGGGGCATTCGAGGAGAGCGCGGCCGGGGAGGAGCCATGA
- a CDS encoding N-formylglutamate amidohydrolase, translating to MTELNRAALLVVTPHSSGAVPADILRDMLGDDLFDTPKREALLRRLFLDGDPYTDLIYAVPGARLLAAPWSRFAVDLNRERGDQAENGVLKLTTFDRQPLYPPGFQLSGPAREARLRRHWDTFDAQLAAELPATRLMIVGHCMAPQGPQLGPDTGTPRPAICLMTGTPDAPTFPRQHWEALRQHCADAFAPLIEASPYRDVSVGVPWTTDTLSASHHARSGVAAFGIELNSGLYLNSQAEPLDEVIRGLNASFARFADAALALLEP from the coding sequence ATGACTGAATTGAACCGGGCGGCCTTGCTGGTGGTCACGCCTCACTCGTCGGGGGCCGTACCGGCCGACATTCTGCGCGACATGCTGGGCGACGACCTGTTCGATACCCCAAAACGTGAGGCGCTGCTGCGGCGCCTCTTTCTGGATGGCGACCCGTACACCGACCTGATCTACGCCGTGCCTGGAGCGCGGCTGCTGGCGGCGCCCTGGAGCCGTTTCGCCGTCGACCTGAACCGGGAGCGCGGTGACCAGGCCGAGAACGGCGTGCTGAAACTCACGACCTTCGACCGTCAGCCGCTGTACCCGCCCGGTTTTCAACTGTCCGGGCCAGCGCGTGAAGCGCGGCTCCGCCGCCACTGGGACACTTTCGACGCCCAGCTTGCGGCGGAATTGCCAGCCACCCGCCTGATGATCGTGGGGCACTGCATGGCCCCGCAAGGCCCGCAACTGGGGCCGGATACCGGGACGCCCCGCCCGGCCATCTGCCTGATGACCGGCACACCGGACGCCCCGACCTTCCCGAGACAGCACTGGGAGGCCCTGCGGCAGCACTGCGCCGACGCTTTCGCACCCCTGATCGAGGCCAGCCCCTACCGCGACGTGTCTGTCGGAGTGCCCTGGACGACCGATACCCTCAGCGCCTCCCACCATGCCCGTAGCGGTGTGGCGGCCTTCGGCATCGAACTCAACTCCGGCCTGTACCTGAACAGCCAGGCCGAACCGCTGGATGAGGTGATTCGTGGCCTGAATGCCAGCTTCGCCCGTTTCGCGGACGCGGCGCTGGCCCTCCTTGAACCGTGA
- a CDS encoding BMP family lipoprotein: protein MKKFLTVALALATTVASAQTMRVGMAYDAGGKADKSFNQSAYEGSQRAAKAFGLQVKDFEPSDPSQIIQGVRSFAKEGFDLTVGVGFANNASISQVAKENPDLFFGLVDDVSPEKNVASLVFNEEQGSYLVGYLAAMNSSTGVVGFIGGMDIPLIHKFQAGYTAGVKAANPKAVVVPQYVGTTPDAWNNPGKAKEIAASMRGRGADIIFAAAGGSGGGLIDYIKQTQCLKASQLPKGVTFKSNAFASVKKSASYQKACAGNTRPMFFIGVDSNQNYLGDFDKNPATMNHGLTSMLKRVDNAVYALIRDVKDDKFKGGERRFGLKEGGVGYAVDQYNKALIPSGQVVRLEGVKAKIISGSIKVPTK from the coding sequence ATGAAGAAATTTCTGACCGTTGCCCTTGCCCTTGCCACCACCGTCGCCAGCGCCCAGACCATGCGCGTCGGCATGGCCTACGACGCCGGCGGCAAAGCCGACAAGAGCTTCAACCAGAGCGCCTACGAAGGCAGCCAGCGCGCTGCCAAGGCCTTCGGCCTGCAGGTCAAGGACTTTGAACCCAGCGACCCCAGCCAGATCATTCAGGGCGTGCGTTCGTTCGCCAAGGAAGGCTTCGACCTGACCGTCGGCGTAGGCTTCGCCAACAACGCCAGCATCAGCCAGGTCGCCAAGGAGAACCCGGACCTGTTCTTCGGCCTGGTCGACGACGTGTCTCCCGAGAAGAACGTCGCCAGCCTGGTCTTCAACGAAGAACAGGGCAGCTACCTGGTCGGTTACCTGGCCGCCATGAACAGCAGCACCGGCGTGGTAGGCTTCATCGGCGGGATGGACATTCCCCTCATTCACAAGTTCCAGGCCGGGTACACCGCAGGCGTGAAAGCCGCCAATCCCAAAGCCGTGGTGGTCCCCCAGTACGTCGGCACCACCCCCGACGCCTGGAACAACCCCGGTAAGGCCAAGGAAATTGCCGCCAGCATGCGCGGACGCGGCGCGGACATCATCTTTGCCGCAGCCGGCGGCTCGGGCGGTGGCCTGATCGACTACATCAAACAGACCCAGTGCCTGAAAGCCAGCCAGCTGCCCAAAGGCGTGACCTTCAAAAGCAACGCCTTTGCCAGCGTGAAGAAGAGCGCCAGCTACCAGAAGGCCTGCGCCGGCAACACCCGCCCCATGTTCTTCATCGGCGTGGACAGCAACCAGAACTACCTGGGCGACTTCGACAAGAACCCCGCCACCATGAACCACGGCCTGACCAGCATGCTCAAGCGCGTCGACAACGCCGTGTACGCGCTGATCCGCGACGTGAAGGACGACAAGTTCAAGGGCGGCGAACGCCGTTTCGGCCTCAAGGAAGGCGGCGTGGGCTACGCGGTCGACCAGTACAACAAGGCCCTGATCCCCAGCGGTCAGGTGGTGCGCCTCGAAGGTGTGAAAGCCAAGATCATCAGCGGCAGCATCAAGGTGCCCACCAAGTAA
- a CDS encoding cold-shock protein, giving the protein MATGRVKWFNAEKGFGFIETEGSADVFAHFSAINAQGFKKLNEGDEVEFEIEPGQNGKGPQAKNIVVTKAAPAPAYNNDRRRDDRW; this is encoded by the coding sequence ATGGCTACAGGTAGAGTAAAGTGGTTCAACGCAGAGAAGGGCTTTGGTTTCATCGAGACGGAAGGCAGTGCCGACGTGTTCGCGCACTTCAGTGCCATCAACGCCCAGGGCTTCAAGAAGCTCAACGAAGGCGATGAAGTCGAGTTCGAAATCGAACCCGGTCAGAACGGCAAAGGCCCCCAGGCCAAGAACATCGTTGTGACCAAGGCCGCCCCGGCGCCCGCGTACAACAACGACCGCCGCCGCGACGACCGCTGGTAA
- a CDS encoding damage-inducible protein DinB, which translates to MNLLQASLLGGAAFREVPELLADLTFAQASQTVPGLPYTLGALLRHLQVTMRVSLDLMTGKLDAWPENLNVWPDPPQSDTELHALLDDLNLMLAEARLLSADPSGVTRDILLDLAVHNAYHWGQLALIRQQQGVTFRPASET; encoded by the coding sequence ATGAACCTGCTTCAGGCGTCGCTGCTGGGCGGCGCGGCCTTCCGCGAGGTGCCGGAACTGCTCGCCGACCTGACCTTCGCCCAGGCATCCCAGACCGTCCCGGGCCTGCCGTACACGCTGGGCGCGCTCCTGAGGCACTTGCAGGTGACCATGCGCGTCAGCCTCGACCTGATGACCGGGAAGCTCGACGCCTGGCCCGAGAACCTGAACGTGTGGCCTGACCCGCCCCAAAGCGACACCGAACTGCACGCCCTGCTGGACGACCTGAATCTGATGCTGGCCGAAGCCAGGCTGCTGTCGGCCGACCCGAGCGGCGTGACCCGCGACATTCTGCTCGACCTGGCGGTGCATAACGCCTACCACTGGGGGCAGCTGGCCCTGATTCGCCAGCAGCAGGGCGTCACTTTTCGGCCTGCCAGTGAAACCTGA
- the ligA gene encoding NAD-dependent DNA ligase LigA, producing MTDAGHADLKTRYLALREEIAVHNRAYHELDAPTIPDSEYDQLVREMRRIEAEYPQWAETDSPAQAVGGAPSAAFQSVTHPMPMTSLDNVFSDTELADWQEKLARSLNLPPEYDDFTFTGELKIDGLSVNLYYLDGALQWAATRGNGRVGEMVTAQVLTIPGIPQKIEGLKGELEVRGEVYMSRADFAAFNEQAEELGTPLLKNPRNGAAGALRQKDPEVTRTRNLKVILYALGKRDGVPARTQWEVLEWLQSQGFPTSRYSEHLRGLAAAVDYHARMIGARADFEFDADGTVLKLDSLRLQEEAGFTSRAPRWAIAYKFPVEEVETTLESISVNVGRTGKLAPLAHLSPRLIEGSTVSKATLHNEDYIRDMDLRVGDTVVVRKSGGVIPQIMRVVTEKRPADAAPFEFPKVCPTCGQPVTRAEGDANTYCLNPACPSQTYQLIQYFVARGAMDIQGIGEKLITQVLEAGLVHDPADLYQLTAEQLAGLERGGEKKAQNILKELEESKTRPLWRVINALGLDHVGERNAQALARAFGTLDALLAATPEQIADVPGFGKNTAASVALALQEEHTQNLIRKLRAAGLNPQEEETVRTDQLAGLNFVITGTLSRARDEIKNQLEAAGGRVTGSVTKKTSYLIAGEEAGSKLDRATELNIPVLDEAGLAAFLSEKGVN from the coding sequence ATGACCGATGCAGGCCACGCCGACCTGAAAACCCGTTACCTCGCGCTGCGCGAGGAAATCGCTGTGCATAACCGCGCCTACCATGAGCTGGACGCCCCCACCATCCCCGACAGCGAATACGACCAACTGGTCCGGGAAATGCGCCGCATCGAGGCCGAATACCCGCAGTGGGCGGAAACCGACAGCCCCGCCCAGGCAGTAGGGGGCGCACCCAGCGCGGCCTTCCAGTCGGTGACGCACCCCATGCCCATGACCAGCCTGGATAACGTGTTCAGCGACACGGAACTCGCGGACTGGCAGGAAAAACTGGCCCGCTCTCTGAACCTGCCGCCCGAATACGACGACTTCACGTTTACGGGCGAACTGAAAATCGACGGCCTCAGCGTCAATCTGTACTACCTCGACGGTGCCTTGCAGTGGGCCGCCACGCGCGGCAACGGGCGGGTGGGGGAGATGGTCACCGCACAGGTGCTCACCATCCCCGGCATTCCACAAAAAATTGAGGGCCTGAAAGGCGAACTGGAGGTGCGCGGCGAAGTGTATATGTCGCGCGCCGACTTCGCCGCCTTCAACGAGCAGGCCGAGGAACTGGGTACGCCCCTGCTGAAAAATCCCCGCAACGGCGCGGCCGGCGCCCTGCGACAGAAAGACCCGGAGGTGACCCGCACCCGCAACCTCAAGGTTATTCTGTACGCCCTGGGCAAACGAGACGGCGTTCCGGCCCGCACGCAGTGGGAAGTGCTGGAATGGCTGCAAAGCCAGGGATTCCCGACCAGCCGTTACTCCGAGCATTTGCGCGGCCTGGCAGCCGCCGTGGACTACCACGCCCGCATGATTGGCGCGCGCGCGGACTTCGAGTTTGACGCCGACGGCACCGTGCTCAAGCTCGATTCGCTGCGCCTGCAGGAGGAGGCCGGGTTCACCAGCCGTGCCCCGCGCTGGGCCATCGCCTACAAGTTTCCGGTGGAGGAAGTCGAGACCACGCTGGAAAGCATCAGCGTGAATGTCGGCCGTACCGGGAAACTCGCGCCGCTGGCGCACCTGTCTCCCCGGCTCATCGAGGGCAGCACCGTCAGCAAGGCCACCCTGCACAACGAGGACTACATCCGCGACATGGATCTGCGCGTCGGGGACACGGTGGTGGTGCGCAAGTCCGGCGGCGTCATCCCGCAGATCATGCGCGTGGTGACCGAGAAACGCCCCGCCGACGCCGCGCCGTTCGAGTTCCCGAAAGTGTGTCCCACCTGCGGCCAGCCGGTCACGCGGGCAGAAGGCGATGCCAACACCTACTGCCTGAACCCTGCCTGCCCCTCGCAGACGTACCAGCTCATTCAGTACTTCGTGGCACGCGGCGCCATGGATATTCAGGGCATCGGCGAGAAACTGATCACGCAGGTGCTGGAAGCCGGACTGGTGCACGATCCCGCGGACCTCTACCAGCTCACCGCCGAGCAACTCGCCGGCCTGGAGCGCGGCGGCGAGAAGAAAGCGCAGAACATCCTGAAGGAACTGGAGGAAAGCAAAACCCGCCCGCTGTGGCGCGTCATCAACGCCCTGGGCCTCGACCACGTGGGCGAACGCAACGCGCAGGCGCTGGCCCGCGCTTTTGGCACGCTGGACGCCCTGCTGGCCGCCACACCCGAGCAGATCGCGGACGTGCCCGGTTTCGGCAAGAACACCGCCGCCAGCGTGGCCCTGGCCCTGCAGGAGGAGCACACCCAGAACCTCATTCGCAAACTCCGCGCTGCGGGCCTCAACCCACAGGAAGAAGAAACGGTGCGTACCGACCAGCTCGCGGGCCTGAACTTTGTCATTACCGGCACCCTTTCGCGCGCCCGCGATGAGATCAAGAACCAGCTGGAAGCCGCCGGGGGCCGCGTGACCGGCAGCGTCACCAAGAAAACCAGTTACCTGATTGCCGGGGAAGAAGCGGGCAGCAAGCTCGACAGGGCCACCGAACTGAACATCCCAGTTCTCGACGAAGCGGGGCTGGCGGCGTTTCTGTCCGAAAAAGGCGTGAACTGA
- a CDS encoding TrmH family RNA methyltransferase, translated as MTAPLITSLQNPQVKRLVRLRTRRAREEEGVILIEGAREVSRALGAGVQLTEVFLCPPLFSPEAAALRFEEGQVTRLTPAAFEKVSLREHPDGVLAVAATPQPQLADPPPQATVVVLHGLEKPGNVGAILRTADSVGAHAVLILGRGADPYSPNVIRASQGSVWQVPTVPITEDAAWAWLARHGFRSVACTPDAPQVYWDAPLTGRVALLLGTEHEGLPESWRRTDEAVRIPMQGGADSLNVATAAALVLYECLRQRRPVDSSVNSDA; from the coding sequence ATGACTGCGCCGCTGATCACGTCCCTGCAAAACCCACAGGTCAAACGCCTGGTGCGCCTGCGGACACGCCGCGCCCGCGAGGAAGAGGGCGTGATCCTGATCGAGGGGGCGCGGGAAGTCAGCCGGGCGCTGGGGGCGGGCGTCCAACTGACCGAGGTGTTTCTTTGCCCGCCCCTCTTCAGCCCGGAGGCCGCAGCACTGCGTTTTGAGGAGGGGCAAGTCACGCGCCTGACCCCGGCGGCCTTCGAGAAAGTCAGCCTGCGGGAGCACCCGGACGGTGTGCTGGCGGTGGCCGCCACGCCCCAGCCGCAGCTGGCTGACCCGCCTCCACAGGCCACCGTGGTGGTGCTGCACGGGCTGGAGAAACCCGGCAACGTGGGGGCCATCCTGCGCACCGCCGACTCGGTGGGGGCGCACGCCGTGCTGATCCTGGGGCGCGGTGCAGACCCCTACAGCCCCAACGTCATCCGCGCCAGTCAGGGCAGCGTGTGGCAGGTGCCGACCGTGCCCATCACGGAAGACGCGGCGTGGGCCTGGCTGGCCCGGCACGGCTTTCGCAGCGTGGCCTGCACGCCGGACGCGCCGCAGGTGTACTGGGACGCGCCCCTGACGGGCCGGGTGGCCCTGCTGCTGGGCACCGAGCACGAGGGCCTGCCGGAGTCGTGGCGCCGCACCGATGAGGCCGTGCGGATTCCCATGCAGGGCGGCGCCGACTCGCTCAACGTCGCCACCGCCGCCGCGCTGGTGCTGTACGAGTGCCTGCGGCAACGGCGCCCGGTGGATAGCTCGGTAAACAGTGATGCGTAG
- the nusB gene encoding transcription antitermination factor NusB, with protein MTRRREKANQPVGTRRAAREFAFRVLFEADRGDLPLDAVFTRVEGNMREGDDTFASLNAEALAFAQELTRGLGQHRAEIDTLLRRTIRGWSFEQMAQTDLNVLRLAAFEMTHTPEPHPPVIESAVRIARKFGGDDSGRFVNGVLAGLSRQLQAEAEQRD; from the coding sequence ATGACCCGTCGCCGTGAAAAGGCCAACCAACCCGTCGGCACGCGCCGGGCCGCCCGTGAATTTGCCTTCCGGGTGCTGTTCGAGGCCGACCGGGGCGACCTGCCGCTGGACGCCGTGTTTACGCGCGTCGAGGGCAACATGCGCGAGGGTGACGATACCTTTGCATCACTGAACGCTGAGGCGCTGGCTTTCGCGCAGGAACTGACGCGCGGCCTGGGCCAGCACCGCGCCGAAATTGACACGTTGCTGCGCCGCACCATTCGTGGCTGGAGTTTCGAGCAGATGGCCCAGACCGACCTGAATGTGCTGCGCCTGGCCGCCTTCGAGATGACGCACACGCCCGAACCACACCCACCCGTGATCGAAAGTGCCGTGCGCATTGCCCGTAAGTTCGGCGGCGACGACTCGGGGCGCTTCGTGAACGGCGTGCTGGCAGGCCTGTCGCGCCAGTTGCAGGCCGAAGCGGAGCAGCGCGACTGA
- a CDS encoding MogA/MoaB family molybdenum cofactor biosynthesis protein: protein MTHLPGSGTFTPSTATPQHRAAGPEVIRAVILTISDTRTATTDTSGQYLKNELQQAGHELVEYLIVKDDAVEIRAALTRLVHRADLILTSGGTGIAGRDVTIPVVESMLVKPIPGFGELFRMLSYQQVRGAAMLSRATGGLTRGALLFAMPGSLNAVQTAWESILKDELRHLVFEVLRQGQPGSASPPLPATMAGPAAAPAMPPTPAGTPPVHPAPAAPGLLSTHINQGASAGIGRHAGVIGSDPLVHGAAGLGRHAATGEHGALKDPSKDTVKDDPQR, encoded by the coding sequence ATGACCCATCTGCCCGGCAGTGGAACCTTCACTCCGTCAACCGCCACTCCCCAGCACCGCGCTGCCGGGCCTGAGGTGATTCGCGCCGTGATCCTGACCATCAGCGACACGCGCACGGCCACGACGGACACCAGCGGTCAGTACCTGAAAAACGAGTTGCAGCAGGCCGGGCACGAACTGGTCGAGTACCTGATCGTCAAGGACGACGCGGTGGAGATTCGCGCGGCCCTGACGCGCCTGGTGCACCGCGCCGACCTGATTCTGACCAGCGGCGGCACCGGCATTGCCGGGCGCGACGTGACCATTCCCGTGGTGGAATCCATGCTGGTCAAACCCATTCCAGGCTTCGGTGAACTGTTCCGCATGCTTTCGTACCAGCAGGTTCGGGGCGCGGCCATGCTGTCGCGCGCCACCGGCGGCCTGACGCGCGGCGCCCTGCTGTTTGCCATGCCCGGCAGCCTGAACGCCGTGCAGACCGCCTGGGAAAGCATCCTGAAAGACGAACTGCGGCACCTGGTCTTCGAGGTACTGCGCCAGGGGCAACCTGGAAGTGCCAGCCCGCCCCTTCCCGCCACCATGGCGGGGCCGGCCGCCGCGCCTGCCATGCCGCCCACTCCTGCTGGCACGCCACCCGTCCACCCGGCTCCGGCCGCCCCAGGGCTGCTCAGCACGCACATCAATCAGGGGGCGTCAGCGGGTATCGGCCGGCATGCCGGGGTCATCGGCAGTGACCCTCTGGTGCACGGTGCGGCGGGCCTCGGGCGGCACGCGGCCACAGGCGAGCACGGCGCCCTCAAAGACCCATCCAAGGACACAGTGAAGGACGACCCCCAGCGCTAA
- a CDS encoding GIY-YIG nuclease family protein: MSDPRKYKDFTPRMGIYRVTHLPTGRTLLGQSTHVEGMLNRLRFQLQAGGHTNKPMQRDWNAHGPDSFTFEVVDELKPQTAGEEPVDELKELLALWQEKLNIPPNQQY, encoded by the coding sequence ATGAGTGACCCGCGCAAGTACAAGGATTTCACGCCCCGTATGGGCATCTACCGCGTGACACACCTGCCCACGGGACGCACCTTGCTGGGCCAGAGTACGCACGTGGAAGGGATGCTGAACCGCCTACGCTTCCAGTTGCAGGCGGGTGGGCATACCAACAAACCCATGCAGCGCGACTGGAACGCACACGGCCCGGACAGCTTCACCTTCGAGGTCGTGGACGAACTGAAGCCCCAGACTGCCGGCGAGGAACCCGTGGACGAACTGAAGGAGTTGCTGGCCTTATGGCAGGAGAAACTGAACATTCCCCCGAACCAACAGTATTAA
- a CDS encoding inorganic diphosphatase, whose amino-acid sequence MKPDLRLYLGQRVRVVVDRPLGSAHPRDPRLIYPVNYGELPDTLSGDGHPIDAYLLGWPQPLTEGRGTVVAVLVRADDHEDKLAVARDGTPWTAETVRQAVHFQEQYFQTTVVMARE is encoded by the coding sequence GTGAAACCTGACCTGCGCCTGTACCTGGGCCAGCGCGTGCGCGTGGTGGTCGATCGCCCGCTGGGTTCGGCCCACCCCCGCGACCCGCGCCTGATTTACCCCGTGAACTACGGCGAGTTGCCGGACACCCTTTCCGGCGACGGGCACCCGATTGACGCCTACCTGCTCGGCTGGCCCCAACCCCTCACTGAAGGGCGGGGAACGGTCGTCGCGGTTCTCGTGCGCGCCGACGACCACGAGGACAAACTGGCGGTGGCGCGTGACGGCACGCCCTGGACGGCAGAGACGGTACGGCAGGCGGTGCATTTTCAGGAGCAGTACTTTCAGACCACGGTGGTCATGGCCCGTGAGTAA
- a CDS encoding Asp23/Gls24 family envelope stress response protein produces MATPANSPEVEISKNVLMDIATTTLEGIEGTEIASAPLKVGEVLRNQQSARKPRALKVTREGNEVTVDIGLNVDYGLNLVKVSQHAQRAVCENIELMTGLKVRSVNVSVQGVCLPKGQAS; encoded by the coding sequence ATGGCGACACCCGCGAATTCCCCCGAAGTTGAAATCAGCAAGAATGTCCTGATGGATATTGCCACGACCACCCTGGAAGGCATTGAAGGCACCGAGATTGCCAGTGCACCCCTGAAAGTCGGCGAGGTGCTGCGTAACCAGCAGAGCGCCCGCAAGCCCCGCGCCCTGAAAGTCACCCGTGAGGGCAACGAGGTCACAGTAGACATCGGCTTGAACGTCGATTACGGTCTGAATCTGGTGAAGGTCTCGCAGCACGCGCAGCGGGCCGTGTGCGAGAACATCGAACTGATGACCGGCCTGAAGGTGCGCAGCGTGAATGTCTCGGTGCAGGGTGTATGCCTGCCGAAAGGGCAAGCGTCTTGA
- a CDS encoding divergent PAP2 family protein — MSWWEALLGNRWLWTAIVASTTAQLIKVLLILLLTGRWRPAAFMETGGMPSSHSAMVGAICTGTGITQGFESPLFAVAAVFGAIVMYDATGVRHSSGVQAKLLNELIQELKDVVREGFAPQPIRVLLGHTYLEVLVGFLIGIGVGLVSFKLLH; from the coding sequence ATGAGCTGGTGGGAAGCCCTTCTCGGTAACCGCTGGTTGTGGACGGCCATCGTGGCCTCCACCACAGCGCAACTCATCAAGGTGTTGTTGATCCTGCTGCTGACCGGGCGCTGGCGACCTGCGGCGTTCATGGAAACGGGCGGCATGCCCAGCAGCCACAGCGCCATGGTGGGGGCCATCTGCACGGGCACCGGCATCACGCAGGGATTCGAAAGCCCCCTGTTCGCGGTGGCAGCAGTGTTCGGGGCCATCGTCATGTACGACGCGACCGGCGTGCGGCACAGCAGCGGCGTGCAGGCCAAACTCCTGAACGAACTTATTCAGGAGCTCAAAGATGTGGTGCGCGAGGGTTTTGCGCCGCAGCCCATCAGGGTACTCCTGGGCCACACCTACCTGGAGGTGCTGGTGGGCTTCCTGATCGGAATCGGTGTCGGCCTCGTCTCTTTCAAGCTACTGCACTGA
- the rplL gene encoding 50S ribosomal protein L7/L12, protein MAYDKQALIDQLGQLTIMELADLIDGLKETWGVTAAVAAGPAAAGPAAAVEEKTEFDVVLVDAGASKINVIKEIRAITGLGLKEAKDMSEKGGVLKEGVAKDEADKMKAQLEAAGAKVELK, encoded by the coding sequence ATGGCTTACGACAAACAAGCGCTTATCGACCAACTCGGCCAACTCACCATCATGGAACTTGCTGACCTGATCGACGGTCTCAAGGAAACCTGGGGCGTGACCGCCGCCGTCGCCGCCGGTCCCGCTGCCGCCGGCCCCGCCGCCGCCGTTGAAGAGAAGACCGAATTCGACGTCGTGCTGGTCGACGCTGGCGCCAGCAAGATCAACGTCATTAAGGAAATCCGCGCCATCACCGGCCTGGGCCTGAAAGAAGCCAAGGACATGAGCGAGAAGGGCGGCGTTCTGAAAGAAGGCGTGGCCAAGGACGAAGCCGACAAGATGAAGGCCCAGCTCGAAGCAGCCGGCGCCAAAGTCGAACTGAAATAA